From Anaerococcus urinomassiliensis:
TTATATCAATAAGGAAAAATATCTGCAAAATACTATTAGAGGTCTCTCCCATGATATTAGGACGCCACTTACTTCCCTAGATGGTTATTTGCAAGTCATTGAAAATAATAATGAAAATTTTGAAAAGTATATTTCCATAATGAAAAATCGCATCAATAGTCTAAATAATATCCTAGACCAGCTATTTACCTTTATAAAACTTCAAGAAGAAGAATACAAACTTGAGATGGAGAAAATTGATATTACATCTCTTGCCCTAGAAACGTTATTTAATTACTACGAAGATTTTAAATTAAGGAATATTGAACCTACAATAGACTTTACAGAAAATAAAGTTTTTATATTGGCAAACAAGGATGGTCTTTGTAGAATTTTTCAAAATATTTACAAAAATATATTGGAACATGGTCAAAGTCCAATTCATCTTAGTCTTAGAGAAGTAGATGATAAAATAATTTTTGTAAGTAAAAATAAAATCAAAGACGATCTTATAATAAACAAAGATGATATATTTAAGGAATTTTACAAGGCGAGTGATTCAAGAACTGGTTCATCTACAGGTCTTGGTCTTGCCATTTGTAAAGGGCTTGCCGAGAAGCTAAATGGGGAAATATCAGCAGATATCGATGGAGAATATTTTTCCATTATACTTAGTTTTGATAAGATAAAAAAAGCTTCCAAGTAATATGCTTGGAAGTTTTTTCTCTTAAAGTATTATTTTATAGTTTTCTAAAGTTTTAAATATTATCTCTCTTTTTTCTGGCTTTTTGTCAATTATTAGCTTATCATCTTTGATACCATTTTCCCTTAATATATAAAGGGTGTCTAGAACAAAGTTTTCGCTACCTACTACATAAAAATATCCATCACTTTTATTTTGTGCAAGGTCTTTTATCTTTTCAAGGTAGTCGCTTCTACTATCTAGCCAATATTTTAATAATAGTGAGTGATCAATACTTGAAAAGTCTCTTTCGTATAGATGGGTATCTTTGGCATTGACATTTACGCTAATAAATTCTGGGATATTTGAGCTATCTTCTTCAAACTTTTTAATAAGTGGTCTGATAGTTGACATTGCTAGACCTTGAGATAGGGCAATGAGTGGTAGATTTTCCCTTCTTAATGCCATATGTGATTTGATTTTAAAGATTGTCACCACATCTCCTGCTTCTAGATTTGAAAGTACTTTTTTAAATGGAGACTTTCTTATTGGGATTTTGGTTGTAAATCTTATTTTGCCCTCACTTATCAAAGTATTTATACTAAGGTGATGGATTAGCTTTTTATTAACTTCCTCACCCTCATCATAGCCAGGTAAGGCAAGGTGGAAGCTTGATCCCTCCTCCCAGGTCAGATCTTCTGGTTTTTCCAAAGTATATGTCCATACATATTTGTATTCTTCTTTTTTATCTAAAATTTTAACATTGTATTTATCCATAATCTCTCCTATTGATAATTGTTATCACTAAGTTCACTATACTTAATTTTTAATTATTATCACCTGGAATATCTATATTTCTTTTGCCAATGTTTAGAGTATTGGATACATATTTGAAGAATTCTTTGTAATCATATATCCAATTATCAATTATTCCAGACCTATAAATTCCTACAATAAATATAAATACAACTGGCAAAAATATGGCTCCCATCACTCCAAAAAGTTTTAGTCCAGCATAAAGAGCTATAACTGATAGAATTGGGTGTATATCTGCAGAACTTCCTATTACCTTTGGAGAAATCACTTGTCTAAGCCCAGTCCAAGCTGTCAATACAATCAATAGTCCTAAGGCTTTGAAGGTATTATCAAATATAAGTAGTTCTATTATTGACCATGGCAAGAGGACTATTATAGGACCAATCATAGGAAGTATGTCTACAAATCCTAATATTAGGGCTATTGGTATGAAATATTGTTGGCCTATGAAAAACAGGAAAATCGCCATTATTATTGTGCACAGCAAGGCTAGTTTTAGTTGGGACTTTATATAATTCCAGGTTGAATTCTTAAAGACAGTCCTTATCAAAGAAAGGTTATTCTTTGACTTTTCTGGTATCAATAGATGGTATTTATCAGAAACATTTTGCATATCGCCAAGTATTATATAAAATGCTACTACAAAGGTAATCACAAAAAATATTATTTCATTGGATGTATTTATAAAGGCTTGGGTAAATCCAAAGGTAATATTGATTGCGTTTTTTTGCAAGCTTCCCAGCCATTCATACAAAGACTTAAGTCCAGACCTTATTGTGTTTGATACATAGTCTGGCATGAGGTTAATCTGTGAATTGGCATCATTGATCCAAGTATTTACAGAAGATACAATCTTATCCCAATTGCTTATGATATTGCCTACCAGTCCAGATACTTGATTTACTATAAATTGGATGAACCATACCATGAAGAATAGTAAAAGCAAGAGCAGGATTGTACCAAGCAGGTAGGATACCGCCTTGTGTTTGATTGGTAGGATATGGTCAATCTTTCTTATAGATGGTGCCAATAATCCTACTATTACTAGAGCTAGTATTATAGGCATGAGGGCATTTAATAGGGCTGGTGCAAGAAATAATAAAAATAATATGGTTAAAATAATAATTGTTGTTCGTAAAAATATTCTTTCATAAAGTTCTTTATTTCTCATGGCATCTCCTTTAATATTTGATAATATTATTATATCACAAAGAGTGTCTGTAAGAAATATTAATCTCAATTGTCTTATATATGAGGAGGGCAAAATGGATATCGAAAAAATATATAGAATATACTTTGAAGATGTGTATAGATTCTTGCTCTCTTTGAGTAAAAATAAAGACATAGCCCAGGATATAACAAGCGAAACTTTTCTAAAAGTCATCAATAATAGTAATAAAATAGAAAAAACTACAAATATTAAGGCCTATATTTTTA
This genomic window contains:
- a CDS encoding sensor histidine kinase, which translates into the protein MYTIWILISLLLISLSINVLIIKEIYNINDQITFLIKNNTQMRISTGLSIKPFAQFSEVINEFLDSYHSKEKNYINKEKYLQNTIRGLSHDIRTPLTSLDGYLQVIENNNENFEKYISIMKNRINSLNNILDQLFTFIKLQEEEYKLEMEKIDITSLALETLFNYYEDFKLRNIEPTIDFTENKVFILANKDGLCRIFQNIYKNILEHGQSPIHLSLREVDDKIIFVSKNKIKDDLIINKDDIFKEFYKASDSRTGSSTGLGLAICKGLAEKLNGEISADIDGEYFSIILSFDKIKKASK
- a CDS encoding AI-2E family transporter, giving the protein MRNKELYERIFLRTTIIILTILFLLFLAPALLNALMPIILALVIVGLLAPSIRKIDHILPIKHKAVSYLLGTILLLLLLFFMVWFIQFIVNQVSGLVGNIISNWDKIVSSVNTWINDANSQINLMPDYVSNTIRSGLKSLYEWLGSLQKNAINITFGFTQAFINTSNEIIFFVITFVVAFYIILGDMQNVSDKYHLLIPEKSKNNLSLIRTVFKNSTWNYIKSQLKLALLCTIIMAIFLFFIGQQYFIPIALILGFVDILPMIGPIIVLLPWSIIELLIFDNTFKALGLLIVLTAWTGLRQVISPKVIGSSADIHPILSVIALYAGLKLFGVMGAIFLPVVFIFIVGIYRSGIIDNWIYDYKEFFKYVSNTLNIGKRNIDIPGDNN